The Gossypium arboreum isolate Shixiya-1 chromosome 2, ASM2569848v2, whole genome shotgun sequence region TAAAACATATATTAAGGTATCTTAAAAGAACTagggattatatgcttgtgtattttGGGGAGAACCTTACTCTTATTGGATACACAGACTCAGACTTTCAAATCTGTAAAGATTCAAGGAAATCGACGTTGAGAAATGTATTTGTTCTAAGTCATAGAGCCATAGTATGGAGAACTGTAAAAAAAACTTGCACTATTGACACTACTATGAAGGCCAAATATATGGTTGCTTCTGAGGCAACAAAAAAAGCAATATGACTTCAAAAGTTCTTAACTATCTTGAAGTGATTCCTAGAATGGAAAAAGCTATAACATTTTATTATGATAATAGTGTTGCAATAGCTAATACTAAGGAAATGAGAAGTCACAATAGGATGAAACACATTAATCAGAAATATCACTTGATATGAAAGGTAGTAGCCGAAGGAATTGTAGATGTGATAAAAGTAGCTTCTGAAGATAACTTTGCGGATCGGTTTACTAAGACTCTTATAACTAGGAgtttaaataaaaatgttaagGATATGAGACTATGAAACATTACACATTAACTTCACTAaggcaagtgggagattgttgagaaatgtgcccatattgtagtaaacatgtaactgatttctatttatttgaataatgaataaataaataaagttaatttcacatttcactattatgtcttttgtattttttaaCTTTCATATTTTGTATGCATAGCGAAATTGAGACAAGTAaatattagttaattaatttcctaagttcaaactgaagataagtgacattgtaagaacgtttacattgtgagaaagacATTTTAGTtaagtagataatctaaatgaggctataatctcgtaaaagaatcaaagtgagaatttgattcaaatacttagaaagattattatgtcgtctacaagtccaattggggagatggctagtcttggctattagagcagttgactccacgggtagagacatagatgtattcattggtagaatgatacattggattggactcaagataaattaattttgaattgtgaattaattcacttgtgacgttcatggtcTGATTTACCTAAATCCAGAGTTAGTCAATGATCATGgatatgcaactcatgtgctttgatataagtggaggcttatgctctaaatatGATCGAGCCCATAGTCAGTATGTTGgttacatgacttgtgtatgacatggctttactagaaacagtggaattcatagctcaatttaagaattaatgatatcctctcattgacattacatggccACGGGTTGCTTAttctcgaacgagcaatttatcatagtcatttgttggcagtgatcatattaatcattaagaagacacaatggtaacaatgagataaaagtgaacggatttaacttaaaggaatcaaggatatcatatgaggataataaacacatgacgaggtcattagaCAAAGCAGTTGGATCCATTGCTTTCATAAAGAGTATATAATAAAGAGTTTTCAATCATAATACTTCTTGTAGGCTGACTCCATGATTcagtaattgtgaattattggAACGATGTTTTttgacataattgcaattactagagcctaattgtatatgttcgaTTGGTCCTTCTGCTAGCTTAACAAAAGCTCGATAGGATTacatttgaatcaaaagaaaattctacgactttggaaataatttaattgagccgatttattcgatgtggaattaaattaggtgatcgtgagaattgttcaactagaaaatttgattaaattttttttgaaaaattaatttggaaaatctaagtgatttttgaaaaaaattaattttgatcaagtaaaattaaattaatcaaattaattaaaattaatatgatatttttaaaaattaattttcaagtcagacaatttgaccaatgggtaattgaacttgagaTCGTAAACTGAGCATGGGAGCCCAAAACCGAGACTAAGACCCAAAAACTAGTTGAACTGGGCCTGGTATGTGAAACTGGACTAACGGTTCAACTGGTGGCTATACTGGACCGGTCAAGTCGTCACTAACCCAGATTGAACCTGCAGCAGCCAAATCGGTTCTGGGTGCCGTAAAGATGTTGCAACTGCATCACCGAACACGAAGATGCCAATGGTTAGGATGGCGGCATTCTGATGGCCGGCGGTGGTTGGTCTTCGGTGGTTGAATAGcggaagagttacactcctactagattttactagagaatttgatttcagaatAACtgttccaaaaataatattattttaattgtttaatattaaattaaatttaatacttatcttaatagtattttattaatttaatattaaagtgattatcttaatactaaattaaatttaataaatttaatttaatatttatttgtagataaatattctattattttaataagatttaatattaaatttaatctattatttatcaagataaatgttatattaatttaatagtaaagtcattaagtttaattatagttgaactctaaactctccctatataaagagagccttgggtcattatttcacacacttgaattcaagagaaagttgtagagagaaaattctttgaagagattatttcagaaaatttttagagatatttttctaatttacaacttgacccaaaagtttagagaaattacaaaattaccctactGGTGATTTTTGTGAAAAAGTTTTTGATTCGTAGCGAACTCACACTCGATAAAGGTGAGCTTGAGGATAACGAAGAAGACTACTTGGTCGAAGCACTCATCCTATacgaatcgaaaaggtacaatcttgattaagtgtttattactttagatatcacaaccaagatcttgttttggaaaaaaattaaaactctattttccctaaatttattttccattgCATTTTCAAACCCGATTTTCCAACAATAACTATTTAGGTAAAGTTTGATGCTAAAAGTATGAACCAATTAGGAGTACAAACAAATCTGGGTAAATGAATGTTGAACAAATGTTCCTCTATGATGCCCCTAGTAGGGTAGAGATAATGCTAACCAAATTTGCAGATCACGATATGAAaacaagtgtaagaccatgagGTTGAGACACATGGCATCGTATGATATGAAAACACTCATGGTGTAGCCTCCAGTAAAATGAAGACTGAATTGGTAGATCACGATACATGAAAGTGTGTAAGTCCATGTGATGTTCACCCTTCCAATCTTATCACTCCCTTTCTTTATCTTTTGATTAATATATTTGTGAGATTATTTATCTTTGTTCTTTATGAACACTTATCAAGATTCACATCTTGTGGCATTCACCCTTTCGATCTTACCACTCCCCTTCTTGCATCAAACTTATACCTTGGGTTCTTATACCTTCGATTCGATTATGGGATCACATCATTATATAAAGCTTATTTTCTAGCCCCTATAATCAGACACGAACTTAAGATGGATACATGGATCAACCAACTAACGCACTAATATAATTTGCACCCAGTGCATTATTGGTACATTCAAAGTAATATGTGCTTTGCACCTCATCAGTATAAATCGAAGTAATGTGTGCTCCTCACCTCATTGGTAGATCCAAACTAATATGCATTCCATGCCTCATCAGTATAAACCAAAGTGATCTTCATATAACTAATCCTATAACATGTCAACTATACCTGACCTATCCAAGACTGTTTAATAAGGCATTACAATCGAGCAATAACTTACATATCATCGATTACGACATAACGTTGCATATTACTAACATCACCTTATCATTCTTTCCCATAGCTTCcaatcattaaaataaattataaaatgtaatttattcattttagtccctttaAGCTTTAATGTTAGAAATGTCTGTATCTTTCAATATTCTTTATCGAATCAAAATAAGACTTCATAAACTCATTGATTACTATCAATCTTTTATCCACAAAACCTCATTGATGGCAACTTGAATCTAACTTATCAATTGGGGAATTTAACAAATAGGCAGGACTTGCTTAGTTTGCATGAGtttatttcctttattttcttGTTTGGTTGCGAGAATGAAATAAAAAGTTAAAAGATGATGTTGAGATATGTTTTCTCTCTCCCACTATTAACatatataaagatataattagtgATACAATTAAGCTTAATAAAACTAAATCTAAAGGCTAAAGTTGTAAGTATCATGTTTTCATATACATTTAATTCTATGTGGAATATAGATCAAAGAATATAGGAtatggggtttttttttttttcctcatttttaatgattttgtagTTGAAGGCCATATATGACTTATCCTTTTAGTCGAATGTGGATTCCCCAGCAATGAATGTATCATGTTTGGATGAAATTCAAAGGATCACTTTTCGTGGTTGGAAATAGTCTTAACCACATCTCATAATTTTAGCTTGTGTTTTTGGGTCTTAATTCATTGTTATCATCGATCCATTAGTAGTTAGAGGTAGCTTTTAATTTCGTTTCCCCCTACCTCAATTGATTCCCATTTCTGTCTTTATTCACAAAATAACTCTTTGCTTTCTCATCAACTCTTAAGTTATTATGGTAttaaattatatgtttattttggtAACTTTTTATTAGGGatcaacaacaaaaattaacaaACTCAAATTTAATTTAAACTGAGATGTTtagaaaatttatgaaatataaattaaaaattcgtTGTTACTCGAATtggaataaattttattattatttaatttataatcaattttaattttttattatgtaaaaataagtattttatatttaatacagTGAAAGTaacttaatttttatataaaattatttttcaaaaaatatcatataagaattattgtttaatttttattcaCTTGGaaaattagaaatatttatggaaaaATGTTAAAACTTAATAATGTTCAAAAGCTATAAAATAAAACTCATTTTGTCGGGAtgagattaaaaattaaaattcaaaattagtaTAAAAACTGAAAATAAAAACCCAACCGAATTAAATTATCATGATTCGAAAAATCCAAAAACCTTGAATTAATCTAACCGAACTCACcctaatttttataagtaatgaTTTATGAACAATGAAGAAATTATAAATGTCAAGAATAGAGTGAATGTTGTAAATCTTATGGTTTAAACATTAAATTTGTTGgatttgaattaattaattaaacttcaacttatttctttaaaaatattattggtattttaaaaataaaagaatgaattaaAGATTCaaataaaagataataaattTTAGGTAGTaacaatattttatataaattagaaatttttgaaaataatgtatttaaaatataaaagtgtgttttaaaataatatacaataaataataaaaagtatGGTTTAGAACTAATTAATagtaataaattaaatatgtactatattaaaataaaatattagattaaattgtaagtaaaacgaaatttaaacacaaaaatacaTTGAATTATTAATACTAAATGAACACAATTGTTTATCAATGTTTTGTCATCAATCATGAATTGACATCGAGTTAATTTGTGACACTAACTCAAGcaacaacattattaatatacacaaatatataaaaataaatataaaaatatatttatcaaagtttcagtataaaaataaaaattgatttagttCAAATGGTAAATAAAAGGTTTTATATGTATGGTATATTTGGTTCAAAATTTACTatggataaattttaaagatttctacaaatataaaagacaaaaacattaacataattaacaaataaaataatttttaataatctaTTAACTGAATTAAGACTCAGATTGATGAGTAATATTAacttaaattaataaatagtaTAAATAATTGGAATTCTGCACGATTTTTATTCTTACGTCGTATTTAGCTTATTAATTTTCTTGTGTATTATAAATTGTGTGGCACAACACCTGCCATCTTCTCCTTTGGGAAACATCAGCAATGCACGTTTCTGACCACTGGATTTAGTCCTAACTAATTATATAAGCACACCACCTTCAATATTATTCTTGACTTTCATTCTTGTGCCTCCAATTAATTTCATTTCCTATCTCATCTTACCaataattcttatattttatttatcttaaaatATAAATGGTTAAAAAGAGATCCTATCAGATTCCACCACCAATATATTTTATCCAAtattgtttaatttatttaatccgCCAATTGGCGCTTTTTTCTTATTAtcttatataaaataaaagtggACATTTGTACATTGAtagtatataatttttttatttcaaaattttgaaatatattttaataatttattatatcctatataacactcaaattttaaaaattcttttcACATAAAATAATTTCATGCTTATATATTGTTTTCAAAAGCTCTCTCAATCGTAATCGCACTATTATTAAGCAAAGGGTGATGGTGATTCGAAATTGGTGATTGAAATTGACATAATTATAAATAAGTAGataaaattaagaataataaatttCATGGTCGTTGTCTTGAAAGGTAACCTTATTGTCCTGTGGCATAATCTATTGGGCAAATCCTAGTCGTCCATCTGAATGGTTTGGAACCGGCCAAAAACTATTATAGATGGCGATTGACAACATCAATTGGAGttaatctttgatttttttttccttttaattatatatataatttttaaaaatatgtcaCTTTATTAATTTTGCTCgtgaaattcaaaaaattataagccaagatataattatttttaatattaagtgCTAATTTAGAGTTAACTATAATGTGAAATGTTAATGGTTTTCAATTAAGGGTTTTAGGTTTCCAAATGAATGGGACAAATTGCCTCCGGCTGCAATAATTTTATTTGCAATGACCTTCATGTTGATGTTCATCCTTAATAATTTTCTTACATATTTGCTAAATCCATTTTCTTATATGTATACATTTACGCATCATGAACCATCATTCTTTTTTTCATGTGTGAGCTTTCGTATATATGTTGCATTATTATATACATAGAGACCATACATCTTAGATAAATATCATAAAAAATCATCATgtccaagttttttttttaaaaaaagaaaaagagaaaaaaccaAAAGTTTATACCTCTGGATCAAGAATAAGAAACAAGATTTGACCAAGCAAAGAGGTGATCAGAATGGTCAGTGGCTTGCCTTTCTCACACACTTAAAATCGTGGCACAGTATGTCCATTAAAAACATGGTAAAGACATGTTTTATGCCTCTTCAGTCTTCTCAACTGCCATATGGAGTGTGCATTCCACCACTTCAAATCAAGAGGGATAAACAAACCTCCTGTTTTCCCAtttctttcaaataaaaaatCCGTTGAAAGTTTAAGCACAATATGACATTTACTTTCAATTTCCTCATAAATTCAATGCAGGTAGGATGAAGGACAACAAGAATACATGATCAAAAATTTATTGGaggaaaaatatttgaaaaattaaCACACATGATTATTGAGTTATATAGtatttttaatacatatagaTTAGTATAATATTTGATATACTATtaataacaaaatatatttttatttttgcatataTGATTcaataaagttttttttaaatagtttcactattttaaaaataattcttgaCACAtccacttaaattttaaaatcaaaaaccttaatttaaatttcattatatattaaaaataaaataaataataaatattctcgtaataatataatttattttataaaaataatttttaatcgcGGATTAACTCCTAACGCCATGGAGATTAATGGATGTATGGATAGAAAGCGGAAACAACAGTGATGATGATCAGAATCATATACTGTGTATATATAATAGGGTGTGGCTAAGCGTGTAAGCAAAAAAGAAAGTTGgtaaaaaggaaaaaggaaaaaaaactcATCATCAGCGCCACAGTCCACGAGCAGCCATAGTTTCCCTTTTACATTGGCCACCCTCTCGACACTCATCATCACTTATGTCGCCCTaattcccccaaaaaaaaaaaccccaataGCCTACAACTGAAGCAACCTCCTCTTTCCTTTTCTCTTCCCTACTTCCATCAAAATCTTCATAACTTTCCCCATATCAAAATCTCCATAGCCTACTCTACAATCTAActcataaaaaaaaaaccaacaacaACCCAAAACCATGACACACCATCAAGAACTGGTTGCCTTTCAAAGAAGCAGCAACTACAACAATTATAACTGCAAAAGTTCAAGAAATAAGATCAACCCATCTAAGTTTCCGAGATCAGCTTCATTTACAATCCCTGAAAACGAAGAAATCTCTGACAAACTCCTTGTTCCTAGAAACGCCTCATCATCTTCCCCACGTTCTTCCATACAACGTTTCCATAATGTTAATTCCAGGTTCTCTTCCCTCCTTCGTTCCCTTCTCAAAATCATAGCATTTCCCAACATAATCCCCACCTCTTGCAAATGGTTGACCCTCCCAACTCACCTCTCTATAACCCCTTCCCTCGGCCGTAAAATAACCGGAACTCTCTTTGGCCATCGCCGCGGTCACGTCAGCTTCGCCGTCCAGGACGATCCTCGCTCCGAACCGGTTTTGCTCCTCGAACTAGCCATGTCAACGGCTAGTTTGGTGAAAGAAATGTCATCGGGTTTAGTCCGGATTGCGCTGGAGAGTGAGAAGGCTCCGGGTCGAACCAGGAGACTGTTCCATGAGCCTACGTGGAGTATGTATTGTAATGGGAGGAAGAGTGGGTATGCCGTGACGCGCACATGCACGGAGTCGGATTGGCACGTGTTGAGTACTGTGCAAAGCGTGTCAGTTGGTGCTGGCGTGATTCCGGTGGTTGAGGATGCTAAAAGTGGTGGGAGTGAAGGTGAGTTGTTGTATATGAGGGCCAAGTTCGAACGAGTGGTGGGGAGTCGTGACTCGGAAGCCTTTTACATGTTGAATCCTGATAACAATGGAGGTCCAGAACTCAGCATTTTCCTTCTTAGAATATGAACAAACTTATCTCTTGTTGTGATCatgatttttatttctctttttaggATATATAATTTTCCAGTTGGAAATGCTTGGTTTTTGACTTTTGTATTGTGCAGTTCTATTTTATCTTGCTTTCATACTACGGAAGTATATGTATAATGTATTATGTGGTCTCTACATGTATTTCCAGTCTTTTGGATgttagaaaagaaaaaggaaatcttTACTAATAAATTTAAGGAGAGAATATAATGTTAGGAATTCGGTGCTGGATGTTTCTACAATATTCTATtagaaataaaaatgaattaagttGTATGGTAGGATGTGTGCCTTGGGCGGTGGCATATGAAACAAATTTGTCGGTGAAGCCAGGATTGGAGCGGCATTTTTGTTATTGTTTACAAGCCTGCacgtcaaaaaaaaaaaaaacacagcaGCCTTTTCAAAACAAATGCTTCCTGTTACCAAAATATTTTAGGTTAGAGTAATTAAATTACGAATTTTAATTTCATCTgtatgtttataatttttttaaaattaaattaattttttatatttttaagaaggtcaatgtataattttatttttataagtttaaaattttaaaaattttaaagagtttaaatgaaaaattttccatttaaatTAATCGGGACACTGCcaaatttctaattttgcccATGCTGGTGGGACTTTTTTTAATtagaatattaatttaaattttaattttaattttataatagtaTGTTAATAAAATTAAGGTTTAATTcatgatttgtttattttttctcacattgatatttaatatttttggcCTACTTTGATATTTAAAGTATATTATCTTTCCAATTTAGTACTTAAAGTATGCTATCGTTATATttttagtctatttttaataaacattaaaaaattgCTAGCCAATCACATAGCACCACATGacatttttttgtaaaaaataagaattttttatcaaatgtatataaacattaaaaaatataagaaatagaaataaatatattaaaaattaaaataaataatctagaaaaaagcatgaaaattataaaataaaaataaaaagaaatacaataaatgaaaataaattagtAGAAATTAATAATAGTATTATAAAATGTTACAAAAacttgtaaaaattttaaaaattgtaaaaagaattatttaaaaattttaaaatttattaaaaattataaaatttataaaaataaaaagaaattataaaaatcatatataaacttttaatatatatgagattattaatatataaaaaatcagaaaaaatgtataaaaattataaaatctaaaattgTTGTTCTTCTTCTTATTGATTCTAAATGTCCTCTTGGATTAAGCTGAGATTATTTTATTAGTTagtcagtaatttatattttcataaaaatatatttttggctaaatttaatatattttcttAATTAATTGTGTGCTTACCTATCTTTTCTTTGATTAGTCTTTCAATAATCATTTTAGGCAAATACATTGAGATGCTATTTATCTACTATTTATCAGAAGCAAGTATAATCTATCGTTTTTATGTCACATGAAATGAAATGGAATGATCATTTTGGAAACAAAAATTCTAGTTTGTGGTTGATGAGGTCATTTATGGGATTTGTTTTAATGTTCTTGCTAATCATCTCTTCGGTCataccttaaaaaaaaaaatcatctctCCAATCATAATCCATTTTTATAGGCTATCTTGCATAATAATTTggtaatttcattctattttggTATCTTCcaatttctattttaaaaaagattaaaattattataattttaaataatttttacaatttttaatcattttataattttaatgattttcacaaattttaaattttaaatatttttacaaattttaaatattttaaaatattttataatttttaataattttaaaaatttaaacaagTTTTACaagtattttttttacttttttatactaatattattaatttcaactaatttcatttcatttatggtatttttgtaattttattttataatttatatgtttttctagattatatatattctaaattttatatatttatttcaatttttttaatgtttCTATACATTTGACAAAAGGTAATACTTTTTTTTAAAAGTGCCATGTGGCACAATGTGATTAGTTAGCACTTTTTTAGGGGTTTTTTAAAGAATAGATTAAAAAATATAGCAGAGGCATATTTTAGGAACCAAATTGGGAAACATGTTTACTTTAAAATCAAATTGGGTCAAAAAAGTTTAGGGTCTGTTTATTTGCTAGTAAAATGTTTTCCGGAAAATAAtttttggaaaatgatttacttttctagaaatgttttacttttctggtgtttggatgaatctgtgtaaaatattttctgttatttggcagatttcttgaaaatattttccgaaaaatttgttttacatatatttatattttaaattgttttttaataaatttatactttaaattgtttttacatatattgcaatgatctatttataaataaataaataaaattaaatatataataatattcaattattaagctagaatattaaccgtcataaattgaaaaaaccaaagttaaataaattatttgtaattgtgttataaaaaataaaacaagattgaataattataaattagcttcctaaccacaattaatactagaaattaataatattatccaaatgcataattagtataattagtagtacaccacataataacaacaatattgtccaagtgcatatataactaatattacaccacattaaaagtatcaatatcttcaaccttgagaaaatttttgaagccaaaATTTTCTAGACTTCttacttttaactaaaaaagCTTTGGCATCGGATTCATGACTTACTAGATAATCAAACACGGAACACAGGAagtcatcatcaaatccttctTCCTCCATCGACATCACTTCTTCGTAAAGATGTGGTGTCTTATCCGCAGTAAATTGTTCCAAAgcattagcaattttgccaagttgtt contains the following coding sequences:
- the LOC108466539 gene encoding protein MIZU-KUSSEI 1 produces the protein MTHHQELVAFQRSSNYNNYNCKSSRNKINPSKFPRSASFTIPENEEISDKLLVPRNASSSSPRSSIQRFHNVNSRFSSLLRSLLKIIAFPNIIPTSCKWLTLPTHLSITPSLGRKITGTLFGHRRGHVSFAVQDDPRSEPVLLLELAMSTASLVKEMSSGLVRIALESEKAPGRTRRLFHEPTWSMYCNGRKSGYAVTRTCTESDWHVLSTVQSVSVGAGVIPVVEDAKSGGSEGELLYMRAKFERVVGSRDSEAFYMLNPDNNGGPELSIFLLRI